Within the Flavobacterium sp. N502536 genome, the region TATTCCACTTAGTGAAAGAGATGGGATTAACAATTGAAGAAGTTGATAAATTGACTGGTCCGGTAATTGGCCGTCCAAAATCGGCTACTTTCCGTACTGTTGACGTTGTTGGTTTAGATACTTTGGTGCACGTTGCCAACGGTATTTATGAAAACTGCCCGAACGACGAACAACACGAATTATTCAAACTTCCTGATTTCATCAACAAAATGATGGAAAATAACTGGTTGGGAAGCAAAACAGGACAAGGTTTTTACAAAAAAGTAGATAAAGATATTCTTTCTTTAGACTTAGATACATTAGAATACCGTGCTGCTAAAAAAGCAAATTTTGCTACACTTGAACTTACAAAAACGATCGATAAACCAATCAACCGTTTTAAAGTTTTAGTAAAAGGAAAAGACAAAGCAGGAGAATTCTACCGTAAGAGTTTCGCCGGGATGTTTGCTTATGTGTCAAACAGAATTCCTGAAATCTCAGACGAATTATACAAAATTGACGACGCTATGAAAGCTGGTTTTGGATGGGAAAATGGTCCATTCGAAATTTGGGATGCCATCGGTGTTGCCAATGGAATTGAAATCATGAAAGCAGAAGGTTTAGCACCAGCTGCATGGGTTACTGAAATGTTAGCTTCCGGAAGCGAAAGTTTCTATTCTGTTAAAGAAGGAGCAACTTATTTCTATAATATTCCAACAAAATCACAACTTAAAGTTCCTGGACAAGATGCCTTTATTATCCTAAACAACATTCGCGAAAGCAAAAAAGTTTGGAGTAATAGTGGTGCAATCATCGAGGATTTAGGAGATGGAATTTTGAACTTAGAATTCCAATCTAAAATGAATACTATTGGCGGCGATGTACTACAAGCCATCAATAAAGCAATCGACTTATCTGAAAAAGAATATCAAGGTTTAGTTATTGGTAACCAGGCAGCGAATTTCTCTGTTGGAGCTAATATCGGAATGATTTTCATGATGGCGGTTGAGCAGGAATACGACGAGTTAAACATGGCGATCAAATTGTTCCAGGACACCATGATGCGCGTTCGTTACTCTTCAATTCCAGTTATCGTAGCCCCTCACGGAATGACTTTTGGTGGTGGATGCGAAATGAGCTTACACGCTGATAAAGTAGTTGCTGCTGCTGAAACCTATATGGGATTAGTTGAATTTGGTGTAGGTGTACTTCCAGGTGGTGGTGGATCTAAAGAAATGGCTTTGAGAGCTTCTGATTTATTCCGCAAAAATGATGTGGAATTGAACGTTCTTCAGGAGTATTTCTTAACCATTGCTATGGCAAAAGTTTCGACTTCTGGTTATGAAGCTTTTGACACCGGACTTTTACAACATGGAAAAGATATTATTGTAGTCAACAAAGACCGTCAGATTGCAGAAGCTAAAAAACATGCTTTGTTGATGGCAGAAGCGGGTTATACACAGCCAATCAGAAGAACTGATGTTAAAGTTTTAGGAAAACAAGCATTAGGAATGTTCTTAGTTGGAACAGATCAGATGGAAGCCGGAAAATACATTTCGGAACACGATAAAAAAATCGCTAACAAACTGGCTTATGTAATGGCTGGTGGTGATTTATCTGAAGCAACTTTAGTATCTGAACAATACTTATTAGATATCGAACGTGAAGCTTTCTTATCTCTTTGTACAGAGAGAAAAACATTAGAAAGAATTCAATACATGTTGACTAAAGGAAAACCACTTAGAAATTAGATAAGTAGAAGAAAGATGTAGGAAGCAAGATTTCAAAACAAAGTTTTGTCTTTTCTCTTGCCTCTTATTCTATAAATCTTAAAAAAACAAAACAAATGAAAACAGCATATATCGTAAAAGCTTACCGTACTGCGGTAGGAAAAGCACCAAAAGGGGTTTTTAGATTTAAAAGACCTGACGAATTAGCAGCAGAAACCATCCAGTTTATGATGGATGAGTTGCCTAATTTCGACAAAAAACGTATCGATGACGTTATGGTTGGAAACGCCATGCCGGAAGCAGAACAAGGACTTAACGTTGGGCGTTTAATCTCTTTGATGGGATTAAAAGTAGAAGATGTTCCTGGTGTTACGGTTAACCGTTATTGTGCATCGGGATTAGAAACTATCGGAATGGCAACTGCTAAAATTCAATCCGGAATGGCAGATTGTATCATTGCTGGTGGAGCTGAAAGTATGAGTTTTATTCCGATGGGAGGTTACAAACCAACTCCGGATTATAAAGTGGCTGCTGCAGGTCATGAAGATTACTATTGGGGAATGGGTTTAACTGCTGAAGCGGTTGCCAACCAATACAAAATCTCCAGAGAAGACCAGGATGAGTTTGCTTACAACTCTCATATGAAAGCTTTAAAAGCACAAGCAGAAGGGAAATTTGACAAACAAATTGTTCCAATTACTGTTGAGCAGACTTTTATCAATGAAAATGGTAAAAAAGAAACTAAATCATACGTAGTAAAACAAGACGAAGGCCCAAGAGCCGGAACATCTGTTGCTGCCTTAGCCGGTTTAAGACCTGTTTTTGCTGCTGACGGTAGTGTTACTGCCGGAAACTCTTCTCAAATGAGTGATGGTGCTGCTTTTGTTTTAATCATGAGCGAAGAAATGGTAAAAGAATTAAACCTTGAGCCAATCGCACGTTTGGTAAACTTTGCTTCTTCTGGTGTTGAGCCAAGAATTATGGGTATCGGTCCTGTAAAAGCAATTCCGAAAGCATTAAAACAAGCAGGATTAACACTAAACGATATTGAACTAATCGAGTTGAACGAAGCTTTTGCTTCTCAGGCTTTGGCAGTTACCCGCGAATTAAACATCAATCCGGAAATCGTAAACGTAAATGGTGGAGCAATTTCATTAGGACACCCACTGGGTTGTACAGGAGCTAAACTTTCTGTTCAGTTGTTCGACGAAATGAAACGCAGAGGAAACAAATACGGAATCGTTTCGATGTGCGTAGGAACCGGACAAGGTTCTGCGGGGATTTACGAAGTGTTGTAGATTGTTTTTAAGAGGAAAGAAGAAAGAACAAAGATTTTATTCTGGAATGGAAACATTCTAAAATAACAAAATTTTAAAAAGTAGTAAAAAACTTACTTTTAAATTCATTTCTTTCTTATCTTACCTCAAAAAAACATGAGACATAATTTTAAGAATTTGAAAATTTGGATTTTAGCTATGGAAATTACTAATGATATCTATAAACTAACTGCCACCTTTCCAAAATCAGAAACCTATAGTTTGACAAATCAAATGAATCGATGTTCTGTTTCAATGCCTTCTAATATTGCTGAAGGCTCTAACAGAGGGAATAAACACTTTCAGCATTATTTGAATATTAGTTTAGGTTCATCATTTGAATTACAAACGCAATTACTGATAGCTTTTCAAAATGATTATCTATCTAAAACAAAAACAGAAGAAATAGAAAACAAAATAATTGAATTTCAAAAGATGACAACAGGCTTCATAAATAAGTTAGATTAAAATCTTGCTTCTTAAATCTTGCATCTTTTATCTAAAAAAAACAAAATGGCAGATACAATCGAAAAAAACGTAACCCGTGGTGGTCAGTTTTTAGTTAAGGAAACAAAATGCGAAGATATCTTTACACCAGAAGATTTTTCGGAAGAGCAGTTAATGATGCGTGACTCTGTAAAAGAGTTCGTTGACAAAGAATTATGGGCACATAAAGATCGTTTTGAGAAAAAAGATTATGCCTACACAGAATCTTCTATGCGTAAAGCAGGTGAACTAGGACTTTTAGGAGTTGCAGTTCCTGAAGAATACGGCGGATTAGGAATGGGATTTGTATCTACAATGTTAGTTTGTGACTACATTTCGGGAGCTACAGGATCTTTCTCAACTGCTTTTGGTGCACATACCGGAATTGGAACTATGCCAATTACCCTTTATGGTACTGAAGAACAAAAGAAAAAATACGTTCCTAAATTGGCTTCCGGAGAATGGTTTGGAGCTTATTGCTTGACAGAGCCGGGTGCAGGATCTGATGCTAACTCAGGAAAAACAAAAGCTGTTTTATCTGAAGACGGAAAATCGTACTCGATCACCGGACAAAAAATGTGGATCTCGAATGCAGGTTTCTGCAGCGTTTTCATCGTTTTTGCCCGTATTGGTGATGATAAAAACATTACAGGTTTTATCGTAGAAAACGATCCGTCTAACGGAATTTCTATGAACGAAGAAGAGCATAAATTAGGAATCCGTGCTTCCTCTACTCGTCAGGTTTTCTTCAACGAAACAAAAGTTCCTGTTGAAAACATGTTGTCTGAAAGAGGAAACGGTTTTAAAATCGCAATGAATGCTTTGAATGTTGGTCGTATTAAATTGGCTGCTGCCTGTTTAGATGCACAAAGAAGAGTTACTTCAAATGCTGTAAAATATGCTAACGAAAGAATTCAGTTTAACACTGCAATTTCATCTTTTGGAGCTATCCGTTCTAAATTAGCAGAAATGGCTACTAATGCTTATGCAGGAGAAAGTGCTTCTTACCGTGCTGCAAAAGATATCGAAGACAGAATCGCTGCTCGTGAAGCAGAAGGAACTTCTCACCAGGAAGCTGAATTGAAAGGTGTTGAAGAATATGCTATTGAATGTTCGATCCTAAAAGTAGCCGTTTCTGAAGACGTACAATCTTGTGCTGACGAAGGAATTCAAATTTTTGGAGGAATGGGATTCTCTGAGGACACTCCAATGGAAAGTGCCTGGAGAGATGCCCGTATCGCTCGTATCTACGAAGGAACAAACGAAATCAACAGAATGCTTTCAGTAGGAATGTTAATCAAAAAGGCTATGAAAGGTCACGTTGATTTATTAGGACCTGCTATGAAAGTTCAGGAAGAATTAATGGGAATCCCATCTTTTGACACTCCGGATTTCTCTGAATTATTTGCTGAAGAAAAAGGAATCATCGCTAACCTGAAAAAAGTTTTCTTGATGGTTGCCGGAAGTGCTGTTCAAAAATACGGACCAGATTTAGATTCACACCAACAGTTATTAATGGCTGCTTCTGATATCTTAATCGAAATCTACATGGCAGAAAGTACAATTCTAAGAACTGAAAAATTAGCCAAAAATCAAGGTGAGGCTAAAGTACAAGAGCAAATTGCTATGGCAAAATTATACTTGTACAAAGCGGTAGATACTGTTAACTCAAGAGGAAAAGAAGGAATTATTTCTTTTGCTGAAGGTGACGAACAACGTATGATGTTAATGGGACTTAAACGTTTCACAAAATACACAAACAATCCAAATGTTGTAGCCTTAAGAGAGGTTATTACATCTAAATTAGTTGCAGAAAACGAATACTGCTTCTAATATAAAAATAGTTTTTAGCTTTTAATTTGTTTAAACCCGCACTAATCCGAAACAGTGCGGGTTTATTTTTTTTGTTTTTTATCAGACGGTTTACCAAAATAGTGCCCGCAATATTTTTGCAACCATTTGCAAAATATTCGTTAAAATTAACATTGAGACCACTGTAAAATAGTTAAATATCGATTGTATTGCTTTATATTTAGCAATCTAAAAACTCTAAAAAACATAAAATGAAACAAATTAACCTGATTGCCCTGATTTTATGGTGCAACTTTACCACAAGCGTATTTGCGCAAAAAAGCAAAAAGATGGACATCATAGCCTATTACACAGGTGATGACAAGCTAATTAACGAATACGAAGTAAGCAAACTAAACCAAATTATCTTCAGTTTCTGTCATTTAAAAGAGGGTAAACTAAGCGTTGATTCTGCAAAAGATTCTACTACTATCAAATATTTGGTTTCACTAAAAGCATCAAATCCCCAATTAAAAATTATTCTTTCGCTTGGTGGCTGGGGAGGCTGTGAGCCTTGTTCTGCAGCATTTTCAACAGCTGAGGGAAGACTTACTTTTGCAAAATCGGTGAAAGAAGTCAGCGATTATTTTAAAGTAGACGGCTTAGATTTAGATTGGGAATATCCGGCAATTGAGGGACTGCCAGGGCATTTGTTTCAACCAGCCGACAAACCAAATTTCACAGAATTAATCAAAATTTTGCGCTCTACTTTAGGTAAAAAATACGAATTGAGCTTTGCTGCCGGAGGTTTTCAAAAATTTCTCGACGAATCAATCGACTGGAAAACAGTAATGCCTTTAGTAAACCGTGTGAATATTATGAGTTATGATCTGGTAAACGGATACTCAAAAGTTACGGGGCACCATACACCTTTATACAGCACTAACCCAAAAGAAGAATCGACAGACAGGGCTGTTGCGTATTTATTGAAACTGGGAATTCCGGCAGAAAAATTAGTGATTGGAGGCGCTTTTTATACCCGCACCTGGAAGAATGTAGAAAACATCAATAACGGTTTGTATCAGGCCGGTGAACATGTTCAGGGTGTTTCTTTTAAAGACTATGCTCCTTTTTACACCGAAGCTAATGGCTGGAAGTATTTTTGGGACGATAAAGCCAAAGCACCTTTCTGGTACAATGAAAAAGAAAAAACATTTGCTACAGGAGATAATCTAACGTCTATAAAAGCAAAAGCAGAATACGTTAAAGCTAAAAACCTGGGCGGAATTATGTTCTGGGAACTTCCTCTGGACGCTACGCGAAACGGAATGGTCAATACTATTTATGAGGTTAAAACGGCTAAATAATTTTTCTCGCAGATCTGGCAGATTTTTTAATCTTTCTAATCCTTTTAATCTGTGGCAATTGTTCTAACCACATAGAAACATAGAGAAAGAGGTTTTAAACAATAAAAAACGGCAGCTAATCAAAATAGCTGCCGTTTTGTTTATCGTAAAAGTTTCAAACTATATTTTAATTTTAGTCTTACCAATTCACCTATAAAAGGGTTTGGCAGACAATAATTGAAACTAAACGGATTATTTCTTATTCTCGACTACTTTTGGAGCTCTTATCAGTCCATCATACGAAATAAATGCTTTATTGTTACTGGTAATACTAAGGGTCGTGTTTCCATTATAAAAAATAGAAAACATCAAAAGATACACATCATTTTTCCCTTTAACGGTAGCCTTAACAATATAACTTTTCCTTTTTTGCTCGATTTTAATATCTTCCGGAGTCCCTTCAAATTTAATTCCTCCATCTCCTCCATAGTCGACATTAAATGCTCGACCAAAAAAAGGCAAATCACAAGTGGTCTTTTCCGTATTAAATCTTAAAAAATAAGTATTGTAATCGAGGATAATAAAGTTCCCTCCCTGCGGAGTCATTTTTTGTGCTTCAAAATCAAACTTTTTAGACGCAACCAGCGCTTCAACTTCTTTTTGTTGCTGCAGTTCTTTTTCTGCCTTTATTTCTTTTTTTGTCTTTTCCTGTCCAAAAACAGAAATCGTTACCAAACAGCATAACACCAATATAATAGATAATTTAGTTTTCATAAAATACAAATTAAAGAGGGTTAAAAAAGGAAGCCGCTATTTTCTGGTAAATCGCATTGTGGCAATATCTCCAGAGATAAAGTGCAATGTTTTTCCTCCATCCGTAACATCGTAGGAGGTTATTTTAGGCAAAGTGCTCATAAAAACCTGTTCGCCCTGCTGAGCATCTTTACACATCATTTTGGTTGTGGCCATAGGCTGTGTCAGATCAATTTTGTTTCCTGTCACGGCAAACGCTCCGTTAAAAGAATTGCAGCCATTATTTCCAGACACGCGATTCTCTTTTACATTAAAGTTAATAGTTGGTTTTTTATTCGGATACAAACCGTCAAAAGCAATTCTCGGACCGCTAATATAGTCAAGTACCCAGGTTCCTTCAAGTTTAGAAACCGCATCTCCTGTTGGTGTTTTAGAGGCATTGCAGGAGATTAAAACAACTCCCAAAAAAACTAAAGTTAAAATTTTCCTGATCATAATATTTAGGATTAAATTAGAAAATAATTAGGTATTGATTTTCATTTTTTACTTCGGAGCCCTACGAATTTACGCAATATTTTTGGGTTCATCGCTTAAAGTCCCTTTAAATTACGATCAATAGTTTTAGATTTTTTTAACTGTTAGCTCCAATCCATGTCGGAATTTTATGTTAAATTTACTTAATCTTTAATATAAAAGCCTCCTTTATGAAAAAAATAATCGTTTCCTTCGCTATAATTACAGCCTTAATCGTTGGCTGTAAGACCAGTACAAAATCAAGTGATGCTAAAAACCTAACTGTAACTTTAGAGCCAAAAAGCAATAGTACAGTGGCCGGAACTGCTACTTTCACCGAAAAAAACGGTAAAGTAACTTTTGTTGCAAAAATGACCGGTTTACAGCCGGGAGTTCACGCCATCCACATTCACGAAAAAGCAGATTGTACTGCTGCCGACGGAAGTTCAGCAGGTGGGCACTGGAATCCTACCTTTAAAAAACATGGAAAATGGGGTGTTGCAGAATACCACAAAGGCGATATCGGAAACTTTACGGCTGATGCTAAAGGTAACGGATCGATAACCTTAACTACTGACGAATGGTGCATTGGTTGTGGCGATGCAACCAAAGATATTTTGGGTAAAGGTTTAATTGTACATCAGGGAACTGATGATTTTACCACACAACCTACCGGAAATGCAGGCGGAAGAGCAGCTTGTGCCGGAATCATTAAATAAAAAAAGAGTAACCAGCAGATTTTCACAAAATCTGCTGGTTATTTCATTTAAATTTTATCCTAAAACAAGAAAAAGATATAGCTTTGCAGCTATAAATTAAAAGTTAATGATTAACCCATCGGCACCAGGCTGGATAGACAAGTTTTTTAGCGAACAGAAGTTTTCAGAGGCTATACCTTTTGAGACTGCAGCGTCGTTCTACAATAAAGTCAGAGAGACCGGTTTTATTTACGGTCATATCATTTCTATTGATTCACAGGTTCCCATCCCTATAAAAGGCTGGTTCAAAACCGAAATTTCAAAAGTAGCCTTACTAAACACTTTGTACGGTGTTTTTTGTTTGGAAAAAAGAAGTTCGGAACCCAATAATTTTATCGCAGAAGTTTTAAAATTTTATAAAGAAATGAGTCCGGAAGGATTTAGTTTGTTCAAAATTTTACTTCCAAAGGATACCCCTTCCCTTTCTTTAGAGAATATCATAGACCAAAGGGTTCAGACGAACGACAGCATTATCAGTAAAAACTTTTCGCATTTGGTAACCAATGCGCTTTTGTTTATTGATGTTCTGGCTTTCAGACAGTATTTAGAACATGGTTCAATTCCTGAAAAATACTTAAAACGAATCGAAGAAACAGTACTGGGTATTGTGGCTCTGGCTTTAAAAACCAAAACCATAAAATCGCAGCACGACGATTTGCTGATTAAACTTTTTGAAGCTTCCATCCGATATTCTAAATTTTCAAAAGTAACGGTTGATACTTTAGAAACCTTACAGCTGGAGTATTACAACAACCAACTTGAGTATTATTACTTAATCGATATGGCCGGAATGGCTTTATGGAGTGATGGTGTTGTTGAAAATGAAGAAGCCTACTTTTTGTACTCTTTAGGTTCGATGATGGGTGTTTCAGACGATTTTGTGACGAAGAGTATTGAAACCACGAATACCTTTATCACTACGCATAAAAAGAAGATTCCTTACTTCAACTATTCCAATCCGGTAAAACATTTTTACGATCAAATGACCCACAGTGTGGTAAAACTGATTGTAAGAAACAAAAACAGATTGGTTAAGGAAATCATTCAAAGCAAAGAATTAATGGTCCTGTTGGCCTATTCAACTACCAGAGATCTGGATGCCAAGGAAAAGAAGAAAGTAAAAAAACAGCTTTTAGACATCTGTAAAACGATTCCGTCACTAACGATCTTTTTACTGCCCGGAGGAAGTTTGTTGTTACCCATTCTTATAAAATTTATTCCAACTTTATTACCGTCTGCTTTTAACGAAAATCTGGACGAAAACGAATAAAAAAAATCGCCCTTTTGAGGCGATTTTCTTTTTTATATTAAAGATCTAACTGATAAACCTCATCCAGTTCTTCGTTCGAACTGATGTTTACATTTAAATCGGTTACAAAACCAGAGTTCAAACCGTAAACCCATCCGTGAAGCATTAAATCCTGTCCGTTTTTCCAGGCTCCCTGCACAATAGACGTTTTAGCCAAGTTGTAAACCTGCTCTTTTGCATTGATTTCAACAAAAGCATTAAAACGCTCTGTTTCATCTTCAATCGAGTTTAGGTACTTATCGTGTAAACGGTACTCATCTTTAATGTGACGAATCCAGTTGTCAATGATTCCAACAGATTGATTTCCCATAGCTGCTTTTACACCACCACAACCGTAATGTCCGCAAACAATAACGTGTTTTACTTTCAAAACGTTTACTGCATAATCCAGAACACTCAACATATTCATATCGGAGTGCACCACCATATTGGCAATATTACGGTGTACAAAAACCTCACCCGGTTTAGCTCCAATAATTTCGTTTGCAGGAACACGGCTGTCTGAACATCCAATCCATAATAATGGCGGTGTTTGTCCTTTAGCCAAATCAGCAAAATAATTTGGATCTAATGCCAATGATTTTTCAACCCATTGTCTATTGTTTTCAAGTAACTGCTTATAAAACTCTCTCATTTTTTTGTTTTTTGAATGGTATTACCCGATGTTTAAATATATTAAAAACAACTTTACTGTAAAGTTATCTAATTTTAATACTTCTCACAATCAAGAAATACCTTAATTAATATAATTTTATTTAAAATCTCCTTTTACCTTTTCTTTTTGAACTAAAGCTCTTTTGGCAACATCATAATAATGTTCAATAGATACATGATTATTGATATCCGGTGAATTCTCAAGCTCATAGGCTTTCTTGAATCCTTTCAGCTTCACTTTAATATTTTCATCGATGGCTCTTGTTTCTTTAAATTCGCGAATCAAATCTAAAACATCGTGTGCAATATACTCTGTATCTGCAGCACTGATAATCACTTTCGAATTTTCGGGGATTTCATTTAAAGTCAGTTTAATCGCTGCCTTATTTAAAAATGAAACTTCCTGTGCCAAATCGATATGAATAACATCTCCATCTTCGTATTCTTCTTTTTTGAAACTGTACGCTCTTTTCAGGTTTCCTCTCAGTACAAAAATAATACTGATCACAATTCCTAAAGCAACTCCTTTAAGTAAATCTGTTGCTACAACAAATACCAAAGTTGCAATAAAAGGTACAAACTGGTACTTTCCTTTTTCCCAGAAATGTTTGAAAGTGGCAGGTTTAGCTAATTTGTAACCCACTAAAATTAAAACAGTAGCCAAAGTTGCCAATGGTATTTTGTTTAATAATGCAGGGATTGACAATACACTAATTAACAAAAGTACCCCATGAATAATAGCCGACATTTTAGACTTTGCTCCGGCATTATTATTGGCCGATGATCTTACCACAACCGATGTCATTGGCAAACCACCTAATAAAGAACTTACAATATTACCAATTCCTTGCGCTCTAAGCTCCACATTGGTGTTGGTATAACGTTTTTGAACATCCATTCTGTCAGCAGCTTCAATACACAATAATGTTTCAATAGAAGCCACAATAGCAATTGTAATAGCAACCACCCAAACTTGCGGATTGGTAACCGCAGCAAAATTTGGTGTAATCAGAATCGATTTAAATTCATCAAAAGATTTTGGAACTGGCAAAGAAACCAAATGTTCTTTTGCAATTGCCAATGGGCTTCCTGTTGAAATAAAAAATTCATTTAAAACTACTCCCGCAACTACGGCAACAAGTGCTCCCGGAATTAATTTCAGTCTCTTTAAAAAAGGAACTTTCTCCCAGGAAAGTAAGATCACAAAGGAAATAACTGAAACTACAACAGCTCCTAAGTGTATGTGATTCAAGACATCAAACAAAAATGAAAAGGAATTGCTTCCGTCATTCTGAATAAAAGCCTGATCGCCTTCAAAATCAGCATCATAACCAAAAGCG harbors:
- a CDS encoding SulP family inorganic anion transporter, with protein sequence MTKKINLFANLKSDFASGLVVFLVALPLCLGIAMASGAPLFSGIIAGVIGGIVVGYLSQSHISVSGPAAGLTAIILTAITDLGAFDVFLMSVFIAGLIQLALGFLKAGSISNYFPTNVIEGMLAGIGIIIILKQLPHAFGYDADFEGDQAFIQNDGSNSFSFLFDVLNHIHLGAVVVSVISFVILLSWEKVPFLKRLKLIPGALVAVVAGVVLNEFFISTGSPLAIAKEHLVSLPVPKSFDEFKSILITPNFAAVTNPQVWVVAITIAIVASIETLLCIEAADRMDVQKRYTNTNVELRAQGIGNIVSSLLGGLPMTSVVVRSSANNNAGAKSKMSAIIHGVLLLISVLSIPALLNKIPLATLATVLILVGYKLAKPATFKHFWEKGKYQFVPFIATLVFVVATDLLKGVALGIVISIIFVLRGNLKRAYSFKKEEYEDGDVIHIDLAQEVSFLNKAAIKLTLNEIPENSKVIISAADTEYIAHDVLDLIREFKETRAIDENIKVKLKGFKKAYELENSPDINNHVSIEHYYDVAKRALVQKEKVKGDFK